A stretch of DNA from Odontesthes bonariensis isolate fOdoBon6 chromosome 2, fOdoBon6.hap1, whole genome shotgun sequence:
GTACCGCGATCACTGCACTTTTTCTGTACTTTAATATAGTCTAATTGCACTACTGTACACGATAAATATCCAATTACTATACCCTACTATACATTCTGTACATATTGTAAACCACTCCCCACTGCCTGTTGTGTATATACTGTACTGCATAATTCCCTGTTATAATCTGCACCACTCATACTATATGAGTGTGCTTACCATGTAGTTATTGTACTGTACATACCTGCACTTTTGTATATATCCTAATATACTACAATTACTGCTTATGCACTTCTGGTTAGATGCAATCTGCATTTTGTTGCCTGTACCTGTGGTgagtgcaatgacaataaagttttatttaatttaatctaatctaaatcaGAAAATTAATtttactgtactgtactgtactaGGAAATAAAACATGGATTCAACCTTCACTTAATCAGATTTACTCAAAAGTAAATTAGggtggattgtgttaaatgctgaTGAAAAATCTGAAGTGATCTGAATCTTTTCAACCTgtttcagctgctcctggaggcgGGCCTGGGAGACCAAACTCTCATCGTGATTGGCCAAGAGGAGAGGGTGTACTACTCCGAGATCAGGTACCGCTCCACCTTCCAACATGGCATCATAGAGGACAGACCCAATTGCATCCTTCAATTGAGAAAGCTCCTCTTCTGACGAGAACAGCTGCCCCATGACAACACTTATATCTGTATGAGTGGTGGCAGGAGAATACTGCTAATTTATGGCAGCATCTGAGGGAAAACACAGGAAAACATagacttatttattttaactCAGTTAAAGACATAATATTAGGACATTTGGAGGACGTATTGGAGGTTTTCAACATTAAATGTGACAATTCAAGAAACATGCGGTTTTTTGTATTTAAATAATCATCATCTAGAGGGGATAACATTTAGCACCCTAACATGTCACACTCACACTCCAGCAGCATTTCAGTCACCTCTTGTCTCTAACAGCTTCTGTTTTTATGGTCTGCCTCTTCTTTCTTCTCACTTCCTCTtttcctccctcctcctgcaCAAACGACATTAACCAAGATAACACGGCAGCAAAATGTAGCTCGGCAGCAAAGCTACACCGCCTCCTATTGGCCGCGGCCTGGAAGTGCAACTACCCGGAACTGATTACCCCTGAGTGATCTCGGTCTGAGAGGGCTTTTGTTGCCAGTCTTCTGTTGGTGCTTGGAGAATTAAGGCCACTGAGAGTAAATAACAGGCACATTTTTCTCATAAGAGAGTTGTCTTAAAGTGAATGCATCATAATGAAATTCGGGTCCTTGGGAATGAAACAATAGCTGCAAACTCTTTAAGGCACACATTGAAAAAATAGGCCAAGGGctttcagctttttttatttagctAAATGGAACAACGGCCCTGAtgttgaatttctttttttttttttaacttgacaAAATATGGGGCGAGGGGATTTGGGATTTTGTGTAGCGAGAGAGATGTTCTTTGTTAACTGGGACAAGGGCTTGTGCTCTGCCAGGTCAGAGTTTTGTGCATATAGCTGCTGTAGCTAAATGCAATACCCCACACTGTGTTACAGATTACATATCATGTTCATTTGAACatcttggtttttttttcttttaggtaATTTATGGTCTGTCTCCTCAGTTCTGTGATGTCATTTCACAGTAGCTTAATTTGCCATTTTTGTGTAAACAGCAGATGGTGGAATGACTTAAAGGTCATATCTGAACAAgccaaaaagagagaaaacagcgaGGTATTTGTGCAAAAGGGGATTTAAATTCAGATTCACGCAGTttagacagaaaaaagaaagctaCAAGCAGTTGTTCACCATGCACATTGACCCATGTCCATTTCTGTCTAAAAGCTGATGCTACTTCATGTTTATTGTTTAGGTAGACGGTGCTAGTGGTATACTGGACTTCattattttgaaaagttttGATGAGTAAAGTTAACAGACTTAAGGGGTCAAACAATGTTCCAAGTAAAAAGCGTGATCCTGCAGCTTGGCATTCCCACAGATGGAAAGTAACTGCACCAACAGAACAGTTGCAACACACCTTGGCATACAAAACAggtattttttgtttatattatAGACTCAGTGTGATGATGACTATGTATTTGCCAAGATCGATCtccattaagaaaaacaaacataccaGACAAAAAAAGACTCAGAGCAGAAGAACAACATGGTTGCTTGTCTTGAGGACAGACTTTTCAGAGAATCACAGTCATCCACCCCTCTACAGTGAACTGTAGACTGTAGactagtccatcacagggccacacagagacgaacgagacaaacgagacaaacatccacactcaattttatatatttcaaaacTTAAAAACTAGTAACAGCTAATTTGTTTTCAGCAATGTTGCCAAGCAGTCAGAGTGAATTTGACAAAattaaaagattttaaagcagcaaacacaGCAGGCACGAAACAAACCATACATGGACCGACACACACATCTTTCTGCTTTTCCTTCTCCTCTTTGCTTGTTCTATATCCATTTCTCTCCCCAAAGCCTGCTTTCCATCTTTGTGCTGTTCCCCATTTCTCCTGCtattgttgaatctgatagcTTCTGTCAGTCTGTTGCAGTGTTTACGGGTTCAGCCCTGTTGCTGGGGGAGAGTGTGTCTCCTTTTCTCCATGGATGCTTGGCCCTGATGACAGACTTCGCACTCCTCTGAGagcaataaatatttaaatatgctTACATCACAAACCTGCACATCAGCACTTAGAAACAGGCATGAATGCACACGCGTGTACATGACCAAGTGGAGAACATTCAGTGCGCCTTCTAGCTCCtcagctcgttttttttttcagtctgtctgttcatAAAGGTCTCATTTCCATCTTACAGTGAAGTGTTGATGAGGGTAAAGGAACTAGAGAGGAGGGCAGAAACAAGAGTGTGAAAGGAGAGGGAGAAGGGAGCTAaggaaaaaagcaaaagaagAGGGACAGAAGATAAAACAAAGTTGACAATGTTGGAGGAGAATGACAAATGGACTCCTTCCTTGAatagacacacaaacatgtatttATTAACTCCCCTTTAAATGACAGCCTGCTTAAAACATCACTGAATATTAATCACCACATGCTCAATGTGTCATTTTATGATAATACCACTCGAAGCCAAAATGtcattttcaattagaaaacagatcATTACATTTATTTGGGCATAAGTCTAAGCACACATTGTGTGGTTGAATGACCAGATCAGAAACTGAGCAAGACCGTGATCAAACGAAGTCATTCATGTTTTACCACAATGATGAACCACAAGACAAAAACCTCCTGCCTAATATTGTTTAAACATCCATCCCAGTCACACAGAGAAATGTGTCATCATGGGTACATTTGCCCACATGTTCAAAATGCAGTAGATTTACAATTCAGGGTTGAAAATGGTGAAAGTTTaagctgttgttttgtgtggGGGAGCACCCACAGGACATTTTCATATCTATGATGCATTAATATTAAAGCACTGTGTCTGGTGCAGTGTGGACCAACATTGCTATCACACATTCTGGCATGATCTTCTGTTTCAGAGACACTCTGATACGGTTGTCTGATCAAAGTAATATGACCGCTGTCAAAGTTAGTAAAAACTTTGCTCATTCTTCCTGCTTCAAATGCATCATATTACAGTAATGGCTATTGACTTGCTGCCAGCGCTGTCCCAGGCCTTTGGATATATAATTGTAACGAGATAATGAGAGTTGTTGACTTGTGCATGTGGACCTCTCAGAAATACATGCAGTTCTTGACCTTTTTAACGCTGCTGTACATGGTGCAAGGACCTAAAAATGACATGAAAGGTTAATGGACGGATTGTTATGGCAAATGCATGAATTCTTAGGTTGTGGTGCACACACAATAAAGACCctacatatttttttatatatagtaATTTCAATTTTTCTGTTCTGATTAGTTAGGTTTGGATGTGGAGCTTTTACTTATAGGACGGGATTATCATGCAAACTCGATAACCATGTAATCAACCAACTTTGCTTTTCCAAACCTTCAGCCTCGTCTCTTGACCTTCTCCGAGAGACGTGGAAGGTGGTACTCATTTGCACACATTTCCCGAGggtttcatttttgtgtttgaTTTTACATGACCTTTTCATCACATGCAATCATATGATGAAATAATCATAACGTATACTAAAAACAACTTACAATCCAAAACAGTGCAGGGGGAATCTGTTAAAAATGAATGAGCAAATATGAGCCAGTCCAGACCACAGCAAGCTACGGTCCTACTCGCCAAAGGTCGTACAAGGCTTGTTTCCTTTTCCTTATCATTGCTTTATATTCATCTGTTTatccttttctctctcctttTCTTCATTTGCACTCCTCCTTTCTCCACTTTTCTGCCTTACGTTTTACGTATCCTTTATCTGCCTCCTTTCAGAATGGATCCTTCCCTCCCTCCAGCCATCCACAGCGAGTGGAGGAGAATAAAAACGAGATTAATGTAAAGTCATACATCAAGTTATGACTGGTGTGCTGGGCAGCATCCATTTTGTGGAGCTGCTGTGTTCACTCATCAGCAGTGGAGCTAATTATTGCAAATGACAGCTGCTGAAGAAGTATTAATGTCTCCATTCTGCATGGCTGCATCCAGTAGTATGGCCCGATTAACATACCACAGGCTAAACTCAAACGAGTGTGCGGGTAATACAAAAAGCAAAAGCATGAACTGTGTCTTTGTTAGATAAAACCATGTGACTGTTACTAAAACCTTTATTAAAGCTGTCATTGACAAAAGTTACTGTAATCTAATCCTCAATCAGTTTACTAAAGTTTATTTCTGAAGCACTTTGATGTATTTGGATATCTGATTGACCCGCAATTTGtcaaaaaaaacactcaaaaactcatttttgttttgttaaagaaGGTTTTATATACGATGTAATGTCACACCAAACAAAGTTGAATGAAATATTATGTCTTCTCTGTCAAAAATGGAAATCAAGACAATCTCCTGATCTAAAGTAACACCTGTGCTGGCTGTCACGCAAATACAACCCTTCACATTTTCATGCACTACACGGTGGCAGGTCACACCAGTATGTCAAGGTTTTAGGGGTTTATAGCCCTAGGCACCAAGCAGAACACTGCTCATCAAATAAAGTAAAGAGATTAAATATGTTTGGGGTCACTGAAAtggcagaaagaaaaagatggagATTAAAAAGAAAGTGCGTGACAAAGcgggaggagagaaagagataAGAAAGCAAATTAGGGTAAGTGTCGAAACGTATTAGGATGAAGGATGTCTCCAAAAGATACTGGATAAAAGAGCAGTACTGCATGGACGCACTTACTCCTGCTGCAGAATTTATCAGTTTTTCTTCCAGCTTCAGGGAACAGAGCTGCCTCCAGGTATTCCTATTGCAGCAGAGGAGCTGTTCAAACCGAATATACAAGAAATGCCTTTGTAAGAACATGCACTCAAGTATTTGAAGTTGAAAGTGGCTGTATATATGAAAACATCTGGGCCAAATACTTTCAATGAAGCATTTGgacatgaaataaatgaatcatGAATCACAAAATAAATTCCTGCTGTTTTGGTTCTTTGTTGCATTAAAATGCCATtattacaaagaaaataaatataaacaagCCTCAGCACAGATGACACATTATTTCATGCACATTATGATAAATGTGACAATTACAATGCAGATTGTTCCTTTCTGGGGGATTTTATTTCCCTTTATGCAAGAGCGACCCCTGCTGGTCAAACTGACATAATCATTTTCTGAGGACGTAGTTCCGCTTCCGGTGTAAACATGTAAGGCAACATGGCGGCTTTCACAGATAGGTTTAACAGATAACAAACTTCTGGCTAAAGTGATGAGCCATTGAATATATAAAACAGCATATACAAGCGCATCATGGCTGAACCGAGTGGTGACGGAAGGGTTGTCCGCTACTACTGCACCGCCGGGAATGGGATGGAGCCTTTTGTAATTGACGAAGTGAAGGGGAAGTTGGCAGCAGAGGATGTGAGTGCTGACTTATGTTAGACACTGTGTCGGCTACATGTCAGTGCGATATATTGGATTTTTGCTACTCATTCAAAGTAAGCTGGCTCTAGCTTTGTAAAGTTTGCCAGCTTCGGTTGGGTGTGTGGTTTTAGGACAGCTGGGCGCTCAGTGAGACCATGAATTTGGACAAAATATAAACAGGTTTTCTCTGTCCTGAAACCTAGTCTGACCTGGTCGATTCTGGGGCaccattcaaagtgctttggCCAAATAATTTATTCTAGCCTACCAGATACTGGCCCCCAAAGTCAACAAAGCTTATGCGTCTGTGTGAGACAGATTAATTATATTTGTCAACGCCTTCCTAAATGGAGACATTAATACTTCTTCTTTACCAGGTGTGTCAGATTCCTGGTAAAGTGTTGTTCAGCTCCTCTGCAACAATTAACAGAGTCAGTGAACTGAAGGCCGCAGAGAGGCTCTTCATTCTGTTGAAGCAAGACTCGCCTTTTCGGCTGTCAGCCCACACCAGCCCAGGTACAACCCTGACACAAGAGAAGCAAAGCAAAATCACTTCAGCATTCAGTGAATAATCCCTGCTTTTTGACTGACTTCTGTTCTCTATCATATTTAAAGCAAAAGCAGCTCCTGTGCTGCTATCCAGACTTTTGGGTGACAGGGATCAATGGACCAATGCTGTAATGACATGGAGCCGCCTACAGAGGGAGCTGGCAGCCTGCAGAAACGCTGTCAAAACACCAAGCACTGTACTGGGAGTTCCAGGGAAgagagaggaggggagaggCAGTGAAGAGGGGCTGAAGTGCCCTGTGGTGTCTGGAAAACGTACGTGTGAGCTTAGGGAGGACGAGAGTGAGAACGAGAGGCTGAGACGTGTTGAGCAAAATGGAATACAGatgtcagaaaagaaaagaaaaaaggatattgaggaggaagcagaggggGAGGACTCATCTGCTGAgataaatgtagaaaaaagggAATCACCTGAGATGGACAGGAAGAGAGAGGAAGACACAGATGCAGGGGTGGCTATGGAGTTTACCAACTTGAGAAAGCACGGAGCAAACTTCGATGGCTGCAGATCGGTTTCTGATAACGAATCACCAGAGCTGGAGCACCATGTGAAGTCTATCAGCAGGAGGGTGGATGAAATGGGAAAAACTTCAGAAGATGTAGAAAATGGTAAGGaaatagatgtttttttttttttatcaaacttTGTTCGATGTTAGCTGTAAAGTTATGacttttgggggaaaaagtTGGCTTTTTTGTATCCCAGTCTCTTTTAGGATTAGCTGCAAATGCAGCGGATCACTGTCCCGATGCCTCGGAGCTCAGGTAATGAAACATTGTGAAGCTTCTTAATTATGTGCACCTTGATTGAGAATTTCATTGGTATCATTTAGTTGCTCAATTTATGTCATACAAAGAATGTTAAAGTTCACAAATCACTTATTATTTGTCACTTAGTTCTAATTTTAAGAAAAGTTGTCAAatggctatttttttttacattaactCTTCAAATGGACATACTTTTTAAGTCTCCCACGTGAACACAGAATTATCCCCATAGACACTGTGCCAGTTATCTATAATCAGTAAGGGTGTGCTTTGCATAACTGTGTAAATCCTCAGATTATAGTTGTGTGTTTGCATCTAATACAGGGAGTGAGCAGAGTGTTGGGAGCAGGTGTGAGCAGAGTGCTGGGCTG
This window harbors:
- the thumpd2 gene encoding U6 snRNA (guanine-N(2))-methyltransferase THUMPD2 isoform X2, which encodes MLDTVSATCQCDILDFCYSFKVCQIPGKVLFSSSATINRVSELKAAERLFILLKQDSPFRLSAHTSPAKAAPVLLSRLLGDRDQWTNAVMTWSRLQRELAACRNAVKTPSTVLGVPGKREEGRGSEEGLKCPVVSGKRTCELREDESENERLRRVEQNGIQMSEKKRKKDIEEEAEGEDSSAEINVEKRESPEMDRKREEDTDAGVAMEFTNLRKHGANFDGCRSVSDNESPELEHHVKSISRRVDEMGKTSEDVENVSFRISCKCSGSLSRCLGAQGVSRVLGAGVSRVLGWKADLKNPQLEINVYLSDDYCLLGIPVTRLPLANRSYIKTTGLRSTVAWAMASLAEIQPGFCVVDPMCGVGTILIEAAQEYKASCFLGVDIDDGQLQKANENVTFAELGSRIHLLRASSMVLPLPSASVDAVVCDLPFGRKFGTRINMAAELPLILSECERVLRIGGVLVVLLSPQLSCLLKKLLLQKHTGETSNQEGKPQTGLKNCLPPESSSEQQTFHSKPGVKSSAAHGTELQHSLQPPLSSLKHQTTLRVSLGAIDGLILKYVKTDS
- the thumpd2 gene encoding U6 snRNA (guanine-N(2))-methyltransferase THUMPD2 isoform X1; this translates as MAEPSGDGRVVRYYCTAGNGMEPFVIDEVKGKLAAEDVCQIPGKVLFSSSATINRVSELKAAERLFILLKQDSPFRLSAHTSPAKAAPVLLSRLLGDRDQWTNAVMTWSRLQRELAACRNAVKTPSTVLGVPGKREEGRGSEEGLKCPVVSGKRTCELREDESENERLRRVEQNGIQMSEKKRKKDIEEEAEGEDSSAEINVEKRESPEMDRKREEDTDAGVAMEFTNLRKHGANFDGCRSVSDNESPELEHHVKSISRRVDEMGKTSEDVENVSFRISCKCSGSLSRCLGAQGVSRVLGAGVSRVLGWKADLKNPQLEINVYLSDDYCLLGIPVTRLPLANRSYIKTTGLRSTVAWAMASLAEIQPGFCVVDPMCGVGTILIEAAQEYKASCFLGVDIDDGQLQKANENVTFAELGSRIHLLRASSMVLPLPSASVDAVVCDLPFGRKFGTRINMAAELPLILSECERVLRIGGVLVVLLSPQLSCLLKKLLLQKHTGETSNQEGKPQTGLKNCLPPESSSEQQTFHSKPGVKSSAAHGTELQHSLQPPLSSLKHQTTLRVSLGAIDGLILKYVKTDS